Proteins encoded by one window of Streptomyces sp. ALI-76-A:
- a CDS encoding aminoglycoside phosphotransferase family protein, whose protein sequence is MYTASSSVSAPPRSLHARPAGGGPYLDPARPTAPVLGPGRARRVPGLGTQPLSGRLDLSGPQGAQLRTAIASVHRICPEFAPVQVLRRSGRSVLLVGTTGRSTAVAKCLLDHSPAWAERIRHEIAAYRSFVRHRPPVRVPRLIAADPDNCTLVIERMPGRVAALQRHPTEAPPRADIRAALGAVCRLNSWRPPAGTFDAPLDYATRINRYHELGLLTDRDLGDLQKLLHGIAATVGRQGMGQFCHGDALLSNILLSPAGPVLVDWEHAGWYLPGYDLATLWSVLGDAPVARRQISQIAQSAGPASRDAFLVNLMLVLTREIRTYEMAVQRSMHDTTPVAPGAAHPGAAPSGEEQRLLLRRLHDDCQLARRAVRAAVGTR, encoded by the coding sequence ATGTACACAGCATCGTCCTCCGTGTCCGCCCCACCCCGGTCGCTGCACGCCCGCCCGGCGGGCGGCGGCCCCTACCTCGACCCCGCACGTCCGACTGCCCCCGTGCTCGGTCCGGGCAGGGCACGGCGTGTTCCGGGGCTCGGCACCCAACCGCTCAGCGGGAGACTCGACTTGTCCGGCCCTCAGGGCGCCCAGCTGCGCACGGCGATCGCGTCGGTGCACCGGATCTGCCCGGAGTTCGCCCCGGTGCAGGTGCTGCGCCGCAGCGGCCGCTCCGTGCTCCTGGTCGGCACGACAGGACGCAGCACCGCCGTCGCCAAGTGTTTACTGGACCACTCACCCGCGTGGGCCGAGCGGATCCGGCACGAGATAGCCGCGTACCGCTCGTTCGTCCGGCACCGCCCTCCGGTGCGGGTGCCGAGGCTGATCGCGGCGGACCCGGACAACTGCACCCTCGTCATCGAGCGGATGCCCGGCCGCGTGGCGGCCCTGCAACGGCACCCGACCGAGGCCCCGCCCCGCGCGGACATCAGGGCGGCACTCGGCGCGGTCTGCCGGCTCAACTCCTGGCGCCCCCCGGCGGGCACCTTCGACGCCCCGCTGGACTACGCGACGCGCATCAACCGGTACCACGAGCTGGGGCTGCTCACCGACCGGGATCTGGGCGACCTCCAGAAGCTGCTGCACGGCATCGCCGCGACCGTGGGCCGGCAGGGCATGGGCCAGTTCTGCCACGGTGACGCGCTCCTGTCCAACATCCTCCTGTCCCCGGCCGGTCCGGTGCTGGTGGACTGGGAGCACGCCGGCTGGTACCTGCCGGGGTACGACCTGGCGACCCTGTGGTCGGTCCTCGGGGACGCCCCGGTGGCCCGGCGGCAGATCAGCCAGATCGCCCAGTCGGCGGGTCCGGCCTCGCGGGACGCGTTCCTGGTGAACCTGATGCTCGTGTTGACCCGGGAGATCCGTACCTACGAGATGGCCGTACAGCGTTCGATGCACGACACGACCCCGGTCGCACCGGGAGCGGCCCACCCCGGTGCCGCGCCGTCCGGCGAGGAACAGCGGCTGCTGCTGAGGCGGCTGCACGACGACTGCCAGCTGGCCCGCCGGGCCGTGCGCGCGGCGGTCGGCACTCGCTGA
- a CDS encoding acyl-CoA synthetase: MEYNLADLFESVVDVVPDREALVYIDHPGTGAERRLTYAELDAAANRVGHHLLGSGLRPGEHVGLHLYNGIEYLQTVLGCLKARLVPVNVNYRYVEEELVYLYRDADLAGLVFDAEFTDRVAATLPHTDALRHLVRVGVPAPGAAEVAAVDFARAESAGSPERGFAPRSGDDLFIIYTGGTTGMPKGVMWRQEDLFFSGLGGGAPTGEPVKKPEELAERVAAGGAGITFLPAPPLMHGTSTLTAFIGFYFGQRVVLHRKFVPEEVLRTIEKEKVTSMSLVGDAMLRPLIDALEGPLKGTDMSSMFSVSSSGAIMSDTVRRQFRALVPNVMLLDNFGSSESGFNGTATEDSGPERGFRIRVNARTQVVDPATYEPVAAGEVGRVAQRGRVPLGYYNDPRKTAETFFEKDGERWVLLGDMATVDEEGVVTVLGRGSQCINTGGEKVYPEEVEQALKSHPDVYDALVAGVPDPKWGHRVAAVVQVRAGAAPPSLEDVQAHCRSRLAGYKIPRRLVITEALRRSPSGKADYRWARETAAAADG, encoded by the coding sequence GTGGAGTACAACCTTGCCGACCTGTTCGAGTCGGTCGTCGACGTGGTCCCGGACCGCGAGGCGCTCGTGTACATCGACCATCCGGGCACGGGCGCGGAGCGCCGGCTGACGTACGCGGAGCTGGACGCGGCGGCCAACCGCGTCGGCCACCATCTCCTCGGCAGCGGCCTGCGTCCCGGCGAGCACGTCGGGCTGCACCTCTACAACGGGATCGAGTACCTCCAGACCGTGCTCGGCTGCCTGAAGGCGCGACTGGTACCGGTCAACGTCAACTACCGGTATGTAGAGGAGGAGTTGGTCTATCTCTACCGGGACGCCGATCTGGCGGGCCTGGTCTTCGACGCGGAGTTCACGGACCGGGTGGCGGCGACGCTGCCGCACACGGACGCGCTGCGGCACCTGGTGCGGGTCGGGGTCCCGGCTCCCGGGGCGGCCGAGGTGGCCGCCGTGGACTTCGCGCGGGCCGAGAGCGCCGGGTCCCCGGAGCGCGGGTTCGCGCCCCGCTCGGGCGACGACCTGTTCATCATCTACACCGGCGGCACCACCGGGATGCCCAAGGGGGTGATGTGGCGCCAGGAGGACCTGTTCTTCTCGGGGCTCGGCGGTGGCGCGCCGACGGGTGAACCGGTGAAGAAGCCGGAGGAGCTGGCCGAGCGGGTCGCGGCCGGCGGCGCGGGGATCACCTTCCTCCCCGCTCCCCCGCTGATGCACGGCACGTCCACGCTGACGGCGTTCATCGGCTTCTACTTCGGCCAGCGGGTGGTGCTGCACCGCAAGTTCGTGCCCGAGGAGGTGCTGCGGACCATCGAGAAGGAGAAGGTCACCAGCATGTCGCTGGTGGGCGACGCGATGCTGCGCCCGTTGATCGACGCGCTCGAAGGCCCGCTCAAGGGCACCGACATGTCGTCGATGTTCAGTGTGTCGTCCTCGGGGGCGATCATGTCGGACACGGTGCGCCGGCAGTTCCGGGCGCTGGTCCCGAACGTGATGCTCCTCGACAACTTCGGTTCCTCCGAGTCGGGCTTCAACGGGACGGCCACGGAGGACTCCGGCCCCGAGCGGGGCTTCCGCATCCGGGTCAACGCCCGTACCCAGGTGGTCGATCCGGCCACGTACGAGCCGGTCGCCGCCGGTGAGGTGGGGCGTGTCGCGCAGCGCGGCCGGGTGCCGCTCGGCTACTACAACGACCCGCGCAAGACCGCCGAGACCTTCTTCGAGAAGGACGGCGAGCGGTGGGTGCTGCTCGGCGACATGGCCACCGTCGACGAGGAGGGCGTGGTGACCGTGCTCGGCAGGGGCTCGCAGTGCATCAACACGGGCGGCGAGAAGGTGTATCCGGAGGAGGTCGAGCAGGCGCTCAAGTCCCATCCGGACGTCTACGACGCATTGGTGGCCGGCGTGCCGGACCCGAAGTGGGGCCACCGGGTGGCGGCCGTGGTGCAGGTGCGGGCGGGCGCGGCACCGCCGTCCCTGGAGGACGTCCAGGCGCACTGCCGTTCCCGGCTGGCCGGCTACAAGATCCCGCGCCGGCTGGTGATCACGGAGGCGCTCCGGCGGTCGCCCAGCGGCAAGGCGGACTACCGGTGGGCCCGGGAGACGGCGGCGGCCGCGGACGGGTGA
- a CDS encoding universal stress protein produces the protein MDTLPVIAAVDGSDDSLRALDWALDAARRRAVPLRVVHVRQYSAWARPDVLVAGPPDVGDDPVLDQVRTRLDGRADRPDVEYLGLDGAPAALLPELGTTAQLLVLGSRGRGGFASLLLGSNGMAAARDAECPAVVVPRPGREVHGRTPDEPGPRVVVGLQVDSPDESTLAFAFTEAALRGARLQVVAAYAWPVQTWATPAELVPPVFDQDAVENETRTLAEGFLAPHRARHPDVRTEPYVAPGDAAGHLVAASKDADLVVVGRHRRRLLAPARLLGSVTHAVLLHAASPVAVVPPAPPEE, from the coding sequence ATGGACACCCTGCCGGTGATCGCGGCGGTCGACGGGTCGGACGACAGTCTGCGCGCCCTGGACTGGGCTCTGGACGCCGCCCGTCGGCGTGCCGTGCCGCTGCGGGTGGTCCATGTGCGGCAGTACTCCGCCTGGGCCCGGCCGGACGTGCTGGTCGCCGGCCCGCCCGACGTGGGCGACGACCCGGTGCTCGACCAGGTGCGTACGCGGTTGGACGGGCGGGCGGACCGGCCGGACGTCGAGTACCTCGGCCTGGACGGCGCGCCGGCCGCCCTGTTGCCCGAACTCGGCACGACCGCCCAGCTGTTGGTGCTCGGCTCGCGCGGCCGCGGCGGCTTCGCCAGTCTGCTGCTCGGCTCCAACGGGATGGCCGCCGCCCGCGACGCCGAGTGCCCGGCCGTCGTGGTGCCCCGCCCCGGCCGCGAGGTGCACGGCCGGACGCCGGACGAACCCGGTCCGCGGGTGGTCGTCGGCCTCCAGGTGGACAGCCCCGACGAGTCCACGCTCGCCTTCGCCTTCACCGAGGCCGCCCTGCGCGGCGCACGCCTCCAGGTCGTCGCCGCCTACGCCTGGCCGGTGCAGACCTGGGCGACGCCCGCCGAACTCGTCCCGCCGGTATTCGACCAGGACGCCGTCGAGAACGAGACCCGGACGCTCGCCGAGGGCTTCCTCGCCCCGCACCGTGCCCGGCACCCCGACGTCCGGACCGAGCCGTACGTGGCCCCGGGCGACGCGGCCGGGCATCTCGTCGCCGCCTCGAAGGACGCCGACCTCGTCGTCGTGGGCCGCCACCGCCGGCGCCTGCTGGCGCCCGCCCGCCTGCTGGGATCCGTCACCCACGCCGTCCTGCTGCACGCGGCGAGCCCCGTCGCCGTGGTACCACCGGCTCCCCCGGAGGAGTGA
- a CDS encoding crotonase/enoyl-CoA hydratase family protein yields the protein MAGTEHLTVRREGATLVLTLNRPDARNALSLSMLVGLYDGWLAADADDEVRSIVLTGAGGAFCAGMDLKALAGQGMAGEHLRDRLKADPDLHWKAMLRHHRPRKPVIAAVEGYCVAGGTEILQGTDIRVAGESATFGLFEVRRGLFPIGGSTVRLQRQIPRTHALEMLLTGRPYSAREAADIGLIGHVVPDGTALTKALEIAEQVNACGPLAVEAVKASVYETAEMTEAEGLAAELERGWPVFDTADAKEGARAFAEKRPPEYKRA from the coding sequence ATGGCTGGGACGGAACACCTCACCGTGCGACGCGAAGGCGCCACACTGGTACTCACGCTCAACAGACCCGACGCCAGGAACGCGCTCTCGCTGTCCATGCTGGTCGGCCTGTACGACGGCTGGCTGGCGGCCGACGCCGACGACGAGGTCCGCTCGATCGTGCTCACCGGCGCCGGCGGCGCGTTCTGCGCCGGCATGGACCTCAAGGCCCTGGCCGGCCAGGGCATGGCGGGCGAGCACCTCCGGGACCGCCTCAAGGCCGACCCCGACCTGCACTGGAAGGCGATGCTGCGCCACCACCGCCCCCGCAAACCGGTGATCGCCGCCGTCGAGGGGTACTGCGTCGCCGGCGGCACCGAGATCCTCCAGGGCACCGACATCCGGGTCGCGGGCGAGTCCGCGACCTTCGGCCTGTTCGAGGTCAGGCGCGGCCTGTTCCCGATCGGCGGCTCCACGGTCCGGCTGCAACGCCAGATCCCGCGCACCCACGCCCTGGAGATGCTGCTCACCGGCCGCCCCTACAGCGCCCGTGAGGCGGCGGACATCGGCCTGATCGGGCATGTGGTCCCCGACGGCACCGCGCTCACCAAGGCCCTGGAGATCGCCGAGCAGGTCAACGCCTGCGGCCCGCTCGCCGTCGAGGCCGTCAAGGCCTCGGTGTACGAGACCGCGGAGATGACCGAGGCCGAGGGACTCGCCGCCGAACTCGAACGCGGCTGGCCCGTCTTCGACACCGCCGACGCCAAGGAGGGCGCCCGCGCCTTCGCGGAGAAACGGCCCCCCGAGTACAAGCGCGCCTGA
- a CDS encoding thiolase domain-containing protein, protein MTREIAVVAFGQTDHRRTSEEFSEVEMLMPVLHDVLARTGLKTPDIDFTCSGSSDYLAGRAFSFTLALDGVGAWPPISESHVEMDGAWALYEAWTKLLTGDADTALVYSYGKSSPGPVRDVLTRQLDPYYVAPLWPDSVALAALQAQALIDAGDTDEPALAAVAARSREAATANPHAQLRGPVPPGEYVVRPLRTGDCPPIGDGAAAVILAAGDRARELCARPAWIRGIDHRIEAHGLGVRDLTDSPSTRLAAERAGAFERPVDTAELHAPFSAQEIVLRKALRLDGDVRVNPSGGALAAHPIMAAGLIRVGEAAAAIHRGESDRALGHATSGPCLQQNLVAVLEGDPR, encoded by the coding sequence GTGACGCGCGAGATCGCCGTGGTGGCCTTCGGCCAGACCGATCACCGGCGCACCAGCGAGGAGTTCTCCGAGGTCGAGATGCTCATGCCGGTCCTGCACGACGTACTCGCCCGGACCGGCCTGAAGACCCCGGACATCGACTTCACCTGCTCCGGCTCCAGCGACTACCTCGCCGGCCGCGCCTTCTCCTTCACCCTCGCCCTCGACGGGGTGGGCGCGTGGCCGCCGATCTCCGAGTCGCACGTCGAGATGGACGGGGCCTGGGCCCTGTACGAGGCGTGGACCAAGCTGCTCACCGGCGACGCCGACACCGCACTCGTGTACTCCTACGGCAAGTCGTCGCCCGGCCCCGTGCGCGACGTCCTGACCCGGCAGCTCGACCCGTACTACGTGGCCCCCCTGTGGCCCGACTCCGTCGCCCTCGCCGCCCTCCAGGCACAGGCGCTCATCGACGCGGGCGACACGGACGAACCCGCGCTGGCCGCCGTGGCCGCCCGCAGCCGCGAGGCCGCCACCGCCAACCCCCACGCCCAGCTGCGGGGCCCGGTGCCACCGGGGGAGTACGTCGTACGTCCCCTGCGCACCGGCGACTGCCCGCCCATCGGCGACGGCGCCGCCGCCGTGATCCTCGCGGCCGGGGACCGGGCCCGGGAGCTGTGCGCGCGGCCCGCCTGGATCCGCGGCATCGACCACCGCATCGAGGCGCACGGCCTGGGCGTGCGGGACCTGACCGACTCCCCCTCCACCCGGCTGGCGGCCGAGAGAGCCGGTGCCTTCGAGCGGCCCGTCGACACGGCCGAACTGCACGCGCCCTTCTCCGCCCAGGAGATCGTCCTGCGCAAGGCGCTGCGGCTGGACGGCGATGTGCGCGTCAATCCGTCCGGGGGCGCGCTCGCCGCCCACCCGATCATGGCCGCCGGGCTCATCCGCGTCGGCGAGGCCGCCGCGGCCATCCACCGGGGGGAGTCCGACCGGGCCCTCGGACACGCCACGTCCGGCCCCTGCCTGCAACAGAACCTGGTCGCCGTACTCGAAGGGGATCCGCGATGA
- a CDS encoding DUF397 domain-containing protein — translation MAETTIQQQPLMGWDKPELDLSNAEWHSSSRGLGDVQIAFVEGFIAMRNSGRPQSPSLIFTPAEWGAFVSGAREGEFDLT, via the coding sequence GTGGCCGAGACCACCATCCAGCAGCAGCCGCTCATGGGCTGGGACAAGCCCGAGCTGGACCTCAGCAACGCCGAATGGCACTCCAGCAGCCGTGGCCTGGGAGATGTCCAGATCGCCTTTGTCGAGGGATTCATCGCGATGCGCAACAGCGGCCGCCCGCAGAGCCCTTCCCTGATCTTCACGCCCGCGGAGTGGGGCGCGTTCGTGTCGGGAGCGCGGGAAGGGGAGTTCGACCTCACCTGA
- a CDS encoding SsgA family sporulation/cell division regulator: MDVTLEQPARARLIIARDRELPVPALFRYTAADPLAVHLDFPPEVSLDGEEVTWTFARALLEEGLAGPAGSGDVHIWPCGRARTVLEFHSPYGLALLRFDTSALRRFLLRTYAVVGAGQEDLAAVVERGLGSLFDGV; encoded by the coding sequence ATGGACGTCACTCTGGAGCAGCCCGCCCGCGCCCGACTGATCATCGCCCGGGACCGGGAGCTGCCCGTTCCCGCCTTGTTCCGCTACACCGCCGCGGATCCCCTGGCGGTGCACCTCGACTTCCCGCCCGAGGTCTCCCTGGACGGTGAGGAGGTCACCTGGACCTTCGCCCGCGCGCTGCTGGAGGAGGGCCTGGCCGGTCCGGCCGGGAGCGGTGACGTGCACATCTGGCCGTGCGGCCGGGCCCGCACCGTCCTGGAGTTCCACTCGCCGTACGGCCTGGCCCTGCTCCGCTTCGACACCTCCGCCCTGCGCCGCTTCCTGCTGCGGACGTACGCGGTGGTGGGCGCCGGACAGGAGGACCTCGCCGCGGTCGTCGAGCGCGGGCTGGGCTCCCTGTTCGACGGGGTGTGA
- a CDS encoding SpoIIE family protein phosphatase, which yields MPSPLSADRPPAQPPGRGSVDALISQARRLKGDVDAVRRDTQQDDADPQDRWQRALCDLALHQLDDLDGHLAQLRDGPPPVPAPGEAAPAARTVPPAPRRGSLLSRVGSAEWNLLTDEASWSGELYQILGRDQAAPPLTLDELPSLVLDEDRPKLTALVTDCLVDAKPIDGEFRVVRPDGDVRTVHMMGEPVLDTDGSTASMWAVLRDVSELRRSQRAVNETRDSLQRHRHRAQTEHRLAVELQEAVLPPWRGSLRLPHQGPDSLDLAAHYLPSSTSALIGGDWYDALELADGETLLSVGDLTGHGVAVTSGMATLLGAVRGMAMAGTQPGQLMTWLNQLLDATVQPALGSAVCCRYRPGTRTLVWAQAGHPAPLLFRDGTGRRLHAPAGVLLGATSGASYEQAEETLDAGDLLLLHTDGLVPGHSGTEAVNRLLGLAPRFGGARTAQECVRAVVEEFGEAEREDDACVLIARVTR from the coding sequence ATGCCGTCCCCCCTCTCTGCGGACCGCCCACCCGCCCAGCCGCCAGGACGCGGTTCGGTCGATGCGCTCATATCGCAGGCGCGACGGCTCAAGGGCGACGTGGACGCCGTACGGCGGGACACCCAGCAGGACGACGCCGACCCGCAGGACCGGTGGCAGCGCGCGCTGTGCGACCTCGCGCTACACCAACTCGACGACCTGGACGGGCACTTGGCGCAGCTGCGGGACGGCCCGCCGCCCGTGCCCGCGCCCGGCGAGGCGGCGCCCGCCGCCCGGACCGTGCCGCCCGCTCCCCGGCGCGGCTCGCTGCTCAGCCGGGTCGGCAGCGCGGAGTGGAACCTCCTGACGGACGAGGCCAGTTGGTCCGGCGAGCTCTACCAGATCCTGGGCCGCGACCAGGCCGCTCCCCCGCTGACCCTCGACGAGCTGCCGTCCCTGGTGCTCGACGAGGACCGGCCGAAGCTGACGGCGTTGGTCACCGACTGCCTCGTCGACGCCAAGCCCATCGACGGGGAGTTCCGCGTCGTACGCCCGGACGGCGACGTACGGACCGTGCACATGATGGGCGAGCCGGTGCTCGACACCGACGGAAGCACCGCGTCGATGTGGGCGGTGCTGCGGGACGTCAGTGAACTGCGGCGCAGCCAGCGGGCGGTGAACGAGACCCGTGACTCGTTACAGCGCCACCGGCACCGCGCGCAGACCGAGCACCGGCTCGCGGTCGAGCTGCAGGAAGCCGTGCTGCCGCCGTGGCGCGGCTCCCTACGGCTCCCGCACCAGGGCCCCGACAGCCTGGACCTCGCGGCCCACTACCTGCCGTCGTCGACGAGCGCCCTGATCGGCGGCGACTGGTACGACGCGCTGGAACTCGCCGACGGCGAGACCCTGCTCAGCGTCGGCGACCTCACCGGCCACGGAGTCGCCGTGACCTCGGGCATGGCGACCCTGCTGGGCGCCGTCCGCGGCATGGCCATGGCCGGTACCCAGCCGGGCCAGCTGATGACCTGGCTCAACCAGTTGCTCGACGCCACCGTGCAGCCCGCGCTCGGCAGCGCGGTCTGCTGCCGCTACCGGCCCGGTACCCGCACCCTGGTGTGGGCGCAGGCCGGACACCCCGCCCCGCTGCTGTTCCGCGACGGGACGGGGCGCCGGCTGCACGCGCCGGCCGGCGTCCTGCTCGGGGCGACCTCCGGTGCCTCCTACGAGCAGGCCGAAGAGACCCTCGACGCGGGCGACCTGCTGCTGCTGCACACGGACGGGCTGGTGCCCGGGCACAGCGGCACCGAGGCCGTGAACCGTCTCCTCGGCCTGGCTCCGCGATTCGGCGGGGCGCGTACCGCCCAGGAGTGCGTACGGGCGGTCGTGGAGGAGTTCGGCGAGGCGGAGCGCGAGGACGACGCCTGCGTGCTCATCGCCAGGGTGACGCGCTGA
- a CDS encoding OB-fold nucleic acid binding domain-containing protein translates to MPEVLQAPLVVEFPFTRSLSPVQSAFLTGLRERVVLGVRTGDGRVLVPPVEYDPVTAEEIRDLVEVAPTGTVTTWAWNHAPRRGQPLSTPFAWALVRLDGADTALLHALDAPGPDAVHTGMRVRVRWAGERAGAITDIACFEPYDGGTAELTGSTGTFADPVTGIVAPARLDYTYSPGRAQSAFIHALGDRRMVGERCPSCRKVYVPPRGACPTCGVATSEQVEVGPRGTVTTFCIVNIKAKNLDIEVPYVYAHIALDGADLALHGRIGGIPYDQVRLGLRVEPVWTQDGRHPDHYRPTGEPDAEYDTFKELL, encoded by the coding sequence ATGCCCGAAGTCCTCCAAGCGCCGCTCGTCGTCGAGTTCCCCTTCACCCGCTCCCTCAGCCCCGTCCAGAGCGCCTTCCTCACCGGCCTGCGTGAACGCGTCGTCCTCGGCGTGCGCACCGGCGACGGCCGCGTCCTCGTCCCGCCCGTCGAGTACGACCCGGTCACCGCCGAGGAGATCCGCGACCTCGTCGAGGTCGCCCCCACCGGCACGGTCACCACCTGGGCCTGGAACCACGCCCCCCGCCGCGGCCAGCCCCTGTCGACCCCGTTCGCCTGGGCCCTGGTCCGCCTCGACGGCGCCGACACCGCCCTCCTGCACGCCCTCGACGCCCCCGGCCCCGACGCCGTGCACACCGGCATGCGCGTCCGCGTCCGCTGGGCCGGCGAACGCGCGGGCGCCATCACGGACATCGCCTGCTTCGAACCGTACGACGGCGGGACCGCCGAACTCACCGGCAGCACCGGCACGTTCGCGGACCCGGTCACCGGCATCGTCGCCCCGGCCCGCCTCGACTACACCTACTCGCCCGGCCGCGCCCAGTCCGCCTTCATCCACGCGCTCGGCGACCGGCGCATGGTCGGCGAGCGGTGCCCGTCCTGCCGCAAGGTGTACGTCCCGCCGAGGGGCGCCTGCCCCACCTGTGGCGTGGCCACATCGGAACAGGTGGAAGTGGGTCCGCGCGGCACGGTCACCACCTTCTGCATCGTCAACATCAAGGCGAAGAACCTCGACATCGAGGTGCCGTACGTGTACGCCCACATCGCCCTCGACGGGGCGGACCTCGCCCTGCACGGCCGGATCGGCGGCATCCCCTACGACCAGGTGCGCCTGGGCCTGCGCGTCGAACCGGTGTGGACGCAGGACGGCCGCCACCCCGACCACTACCGGCCGACCGGAGAACCGGACGCGGAGTACGACACCTTCAAGGAGCTGCTGTGA
- a CDS encoding thiolase domain-containing protein: MSKEPVAVVGIGQTKHVAARRDVSIAGLVREAARRALDDAELTWADIDAVVIGKAPDFFEGVMMPELYLADALGAVGKPMLRVHTAGSVGGSTALVAANLVAARVHGTVLTLAFEKQSESNAMWGLSLPIPFQQPLLAGAGGFFAPHVRAYMRRSGAPDTVGSLVAYKDRRNALKNPYAHLHEHDITLEKVQASPMLWDPIRYSETCPSSDGACAMILTDRAGAARAPRSPAWMHGGAMRSEPTLFAGKDAVSPQAGKDCAADVYRQAGIADPRREIDAVEMYVPFSWYEPMWLENLGFADEGEGWKLTESGVTELDGDLPVDMSGGVLSTNPIGASGMIRFAEAALQVRGQAGEHQVDGARRVLGHAYGGGSQFFAMWLVGSRPPDS; this comes from the coding sequence ATGAGCAAGGAACCCGTGGCCGTCGTGGGCATCGGCCAGACCAAGCACGTCGCGGCACGCCGGGACGTGTCGATCGCCGGACTCGTCCGGGAGGCCGCCCGACGCGCGCTCGACGACGCCGAGCTGACCTGGGCGGACATCGACGCCGTCGTCATCGGCAAGGCGCCCGACTTCTTCGAGGGCGTGATGATGCCGGAGCTGTACCTCGCCGACGCGCTGGGCGCCGTCGGCAAGCCCATGCTCCGGGTCCACACCGCCGGTTCGGTCGGCGGATCGACGGCCCTGGTCGCCGCGAACCTGGTCGCCGCCCGGGTCCACGGCACCGTGCTCACCCTCGCCTTCGAGAAGCAGTCCGAGTCCAACGCCATGTGGGGCCTGTCCCTGCCGATCCCCTTCCAGCAGCCCCTGCTCGCCGGGGCCGGCGGCTTCTTCGCCCCGCACGTACGCGCGTACATGCGGCGCAGCGGCGCCCCCGACACGGTCGGTTCGCTGGTCGCCTACAAGGACCGGCGCAACGCGCTGAAGAACCCCTACGCCCACCTGCACGAACACGACATCACCCTGGAGAAGGTCCAGGCCTCGCCCATGCTCTGGGACCCGATCCGCTACTCGGAGACCTGCCCCTCCTCCGACGGCGCCTGCGCGATGATCCTCACCGACCGCGCCGGAGCCGCCCGCGCGCCCCGGTCCCCGGCCTGGATGCACGGCGGCGCGATGCGCAGCGAACCCACCCTCTTCGCCGGCAAGGACGCGGTGTCGCCGCAGGCCGGCAAGGACTGCGCGGCCGACGTCTACCGGCAGGCGGGGATCGCCGACCCGCGCCGGGAGATCGACGCCGTCGAGATGTACGTCCCGTTCTCCTGGTACGAACCCATGTGGCTGGAGAACCTCGGCTTCGCCGACGAGGGCGAGGGCTGGAAACTCACCGAGTCCGGGGTGACCGAACTCGACGGGGACCTGCCCGTCGACATGTCGGGCGGTGTCCTGTCGACCAACCCGATCGGCGCCTCCGGCATGATCCGGTTCGCCGAGGCGGCACTCCAGGTGCGCGGGCAGGCCGGGGAACACCAGGTGGACGGGGCGCGCAGGGTGCTCGGGCACGCCTACGGCGGCGGATCCCAGTTCTTCGCGATGTGGCTCGTGGGGTCGCGGCCACCCGACTCCTGA